GGATATACCTCTTGTTTCAGCAATCCAGTAGTTAAGTCGGCCAGAGAAAGTATCGGATAAGTTCTATCCCCATAGGGTATCACATCAAAGGTTTCGCACCAATTGCCGATTTCCTGATATGCTCCGCAAATCTGTCCCGAGAAATCATCGGTCATCACGTTGTAGTGCGTACTGTCACCTCCCTCGTATCGCTCCAGATATTTCCATATCGGAACTATATCATAGTACTGGAACAGAATATTTTCAACGAACTCATTAGCTTTCTCCCGACGATACTCTCCTTCTTCCTCGGAATACATCTCTATCCACCTCGGCTGAAGATACGTTTCTGTAACAAATATAGTATCAAGACAGTCAATGGAAAGCAGCTCTAAAACAATGTCTCGTCTAGCCTCCTCCTGTTTCCAAAGCGGGACATACCGATTTATGTGTTTGTCTTTAATAATGGGTGAAGCAGACTTTATCTGGTACTTTTCTAATTTTTTCTTTCGTTATTTCGTAGTATTTCTTGGTTGAATTCCTCGTGGTTCTCTACTGCAATGGCCACAGCAACGTTGCTAACTGCATCTGGGAACGTATCGTCAAACTTGTTCTTTGTGGCGTCTGAAGCAATTATGCCCTCTTCAGTCATTACCCATATGTGGAGCCCCTGGTACATCATACTATGGTCACCTCTCGGCGTTTCCCCTCGTTCTTCATGTCCCCGTTATGTCCCATAGCACACCTGCTAGGGTCGCTCCTACGCTGTCCTAATCGGAGATCTCTGTGTTGCGGGTTCGAATTTTGTTTGCTGTTATAGCCTTCAACAAGTGCGATTCACACTGAGCTACTCGAACTCGATCCGGCGGGCGACGACGACCGCGAGTACTACCACACCCGCGACCGCGGTGACGATCCCGACGGGCAGCGGTGAATCGTCGCCGATCCCGGAGCCGCCGTCCCCGCCTTCCCAGTCGGCGTCGAAGACCTTCCCGTAGTACTCTCCGGCTTCCGTCCCTTCGAGCACGACCGCGACCTCGCGGTTCTGGTCGGCGGAGTTGTTGTTCCAGTTGAGACTCCCCACCACGGCCGCTTCGCGGTCGATGATGACGCCCTTGGCGTGGATCTTCTCGAAGCGGTCGCCCGGATCGGCCACCTTGGCGTCGAGCGTGAGGTTTTCGGCCTCGGCCTTCCGGTTCAGCCAGTCGGCGAGCGCCGAGTTCTCCTCTTCGGAGTACCACTGGCTACTTAGCAAGATCCGCACGTCGACGCCGCGCTCGGCAGCCCGGATCGCCGCCCGAAGCAGTGGCTGGCGACGACTGCCGATCGAGGCCTGAATAATCTCGACCGACTCGTCGGCCCGATCGATTCGATCGACGAGCACCCGTTCGGCGTTGTCGGGTGCGGTGAGGAGCTGCACGCCGTCGACATCGACTGTCTTCGGCTCGAATCTCGTGGGGTAGCTCCCGCTCGCCGCCGGCTCGGTCTCGAACGTCTCGTTCGTGCGGTACGCGCGCCACGAAACCGTGTCGCGCCAGTCGACGTCCGCACGGAAGGTTTCGGCGAGTTCCGCGGCGGTTCGAGAGCTTTGGACCACCGTACCCCACCCGCGGCTCGATCGGCCACCGATGCCGGACGGTTTCCAGTTCTCCGTCATCACGAGCACGCGGTCGTCAACCACGGCGTACTTGGGATGGTGGTAGTCGTACCGCGCCCGCTCGCCACCGATGACCTCGACCGCGACGCCCGCGCTCGTGAGACGATCGAGGAGTTCTGCCTGTCGCACCGTCATCCCGCCGACGGGCGCGTCGTCGACGAGCACTCGAACCTCGACACCGCGCTCGGTCGCACGTTCGAGCGCCGCGGCGGCACGCTCCGAGCTGAACGTGTAACCGGCGAGCAGGATTCGTCGGTCGGCCGATTCGAGGACGTCGATCGGCACGGCTGGCGCATCGGGCAGGACGAACGCCCGAACCGTCGCGGGACCCGTCCGCACCGCCGAGAAGTTCGTCGCGCCGAGATGCTCCCACGTCCAGCCGTCGGCGGTCCGGTTGTAGCGTTCGGTCTCCGGTGCGTCCTCGTAGGTCATCTCGTCGACGACGCGCTCGCCGTCGCGCAGCATGACCTCGTCGCCACCGTTGGCGAGGCTCACCGACTCGTTCACCCCCACGATCGACGCGTCGGTGAGGTTCGCGGTCGCGTTCGGTGCGGCCGTGACCGCGATTCGGCCTTCCATCGTGGTGTTCGGCAGCGAGACGTTGGTTTCGCCGTCACTCAGCGTCCACCCGGTGAGGTTCGTCGCCTCGGGAAACGCGAGCACGACGTGTTCGCCCGTGTCTTCGTCGGCGAGCGGGTTCGGGTACACCGCCACGACGTGCGGACCGTCGGGTCGGGCTTCGTCGGCCGTCACGCCAGACGTCGCCACCGCGACCCCGATCGGTGATGCGACGAGCACGAACGCGAGCACGACGACCCGGAGGGACACACCCGCCGGTGGTCACGTTCTCCGATTTAAGGCTTCGTGCCGGATTCGACGGAGAAGACGTCGAAAGAAGTCTCAGGCCGGGGTTTCGGTCGCCTCGTCATCGGTCATCGCGTGTTCGGCCTTCTCGGCCTCGGTCTGGACGAGATACGACCGATCGTCGGCGTGCTCGCGGGCGGCGTCGAGTGCGCTCTCGGTCCCGATCTGGTTGAGCGCCCACGCCGCGCTCGCGCGAACGGAATTCGAGTCGTCCTCGTCGATCACGTCCGCGAGCGGATCGATCGCGCGCGCGTCGCCGATCAGCCCGAGCGCGCGTGCCGCATTCGAGCGGACGGTTTCGTTGTCGGCGACGAGGCGATCGGCGACCGGCTGTGTCGAATCCTCCGACCCGATTTCACCGAGCGCCTTCAGCGTGACCTTCTGGAGGCCGGGGTCGCTCTCGCCCTCGATGTACTCGTGAAGCGTGTCCAGGGCCCGGTCGTCGCCGATCTTCCCGAGCGCCGCGATCGGGAGCTTGTCGCGCTTCTGGGCGCGCTGTTCCATCGCGTCGTACGCTGCGGGCGCACCCAGCCGTTTCAGCGACTCCATGCAGTGCTCCTCCATGAAGTCGGAGCCGAACATCTCCAGCCCCCGGAGGATCGGTTCGGGTTCGTTCTGCTTCTCGTAGATCTTGATCGCGTTCCACTCCGGCGGGAAGTCCTTGCGGTTCTCCGCTTCGAGCACGTCGTAAAAGCCCTCGGCGGCGAGCTTCTCGCGCACCGTGAGATCGTCCCACTCCTGTGCGTCGTCGAGATCGCCGGTGAGCCCCTCGGCCGCCTCGACCAGACCGGCGATCGTCTCCTCGTCCTCGTCGGGATCGAGATCGCGTGCCTCGATCGTCTCGATCACGTCGTCGAGCGCCGCGACGAGCGGGCCGTGGTCGTCGTCAGCATCGTCGGCGTTCTCGTCGGCAGCGTCGTCCCGATCCTCGCCACCGTCGGTCGCGACCTCCTCGTCGTCAGCGCTCGCGTCGTCACTGCGCTCGACGGCGAACTCCTCGTCGAGCACGTCGCCGGCCTCGTCGAGAAAGCGTTCGACGGC
The DNA window shown above is from Halococcus agarilyticus and carries:
- a CDS encoding HEAT repeat domain-containing protein, which encodes METRIEDAETEADLDAVEDDLDDIEADVEAADLPEPDEDEDADDGDEDEEDERTRDEIESRVTELREAIEAQRGPYAEDVVETVESAKTTITETRWTDQGEHETADAVERFLDEAGDVLDEEFAVERSDDASADDEEVATDGGEDRDDAADENADDADDDHGPLVAALDDVIETIEARDLDPDEDEETIAGLVEAAEGLTGDLDDAQEWDDLTVREKLAAEGFYDVLEAENRKDFPPEWNAIKIYEKQNEPEPILRGLEMFGSDFMEEHCMESLKRLGAPAAYDAMEQRAQKRDKLPIAALGKIGDDRALDTLHEYIEGESDPGLQKVTLKALGEIGSEDSTQPVADRLVADNETVRSNAARALGLIGDARAIDPLADVIDEDDSNSVRASAAWALNQIGTESALDAAREHADDRSYLVQTEAEKAEHAMTDDEATETPA
- a CDS encoding phospholipase D-like domain-containing protein; this translates as MSLRVVVLAFVLVASPIGVAVATSGVTADEARPDGPHVVAVYPNPLADEDTGEHVVLAFPEATNLTGWTLSDGETNVSLPNTTMEGRIAVTAAPNATANLTDASIVGVNESVSLANGGDEVMLRDGERVVDEMTYEDAPETERYNRTADGWTWEHLGATNFSAVRTGPATVRAFVLPDAPAVPIDVLESADRRILLAGYTFSSERAAAALERATERGVEVRVLVDDAPVGGMTVRQAELLDRLTSAGVAVEVIGGERARYDYHHPKYAVVDDRVLVMTENWKPSGIGGRSSRGWGTVVQSSRTAAELAETFRADVDWRDTVSWRAYRTNETFETEPAASGSYPTRFEPKTVDVDGVQLLTAPDNAERVLVDRIDRADESVEIIQASIGSRRQPLLRAAIRAAERGVDVRILLSSQWYSEEENSALADWLNRKAEAENLTLDAKVADPGDRFEKIHAKGVIIDREAAVVGSLNWNNNSADQNREVAVVLEGTEAGEYYGKVFDADWEGGDGGSGIGDDSPLPVGIVTAVAGVVVLAVVVARRIEFE